The Triticum aestivum cultivar Chinese Spring chromosome 6D, IWGSC CS RefSeq v2.1, whole genome shotgun sequence genomic sequence ccatcaataaaACCCATTTGATCGCGGTGGGCTAGAAATGGGATGAAGGTTGGTAGCTTTTGTGTGGCAGAATGTGAGTACCTGGAGTGTTTCCCACATACCCTCTTGAAAACTGGGAAAATCATATATACTAGTGTAATATCTAACTTTACAAGTGCACATAATTCATGACAGATATTATGCATGATTAACATCTTGTTCTCGGGAGAAGAAATAACTTCTCCTTCCGACGCATCGTCATGTCAAACACACTAGTCATATCCAGGTCCTCTTGTTGCATGCCGTCCGGGAGCTCCCAATCATAACAATAGACAAGGTTGGCGAGCATGATCTCCACAGACGCCATCCCAAAATTTATCCCGGGACATATCCTTCGCCCAGCTCCAAACGGCAGAAACTGAAAATCCCACCCTTTGAAGTCGGGGGACACGACGTCCACAAACCTCTCCGGCATGAACTCGTCGACAGCCTCCCACGATCCAGGGTCTCTACCAAGAGCCCAAGCGTTTACGATCACACGGGTTTCTGCGGGGACTTTATAACCGCCGATGTCGCATTCGGCCATGGAGAGGTGCGGGAGGAGGAGCGGCGCTGGTGGGTGTAGCCGGAGCGTCTCCTTCACGACGGCCTTTAGGTAGGCCATGTTGCCCAAGTCGTCCTCGGTCACTATTTGTTGGCCCTTGGGTGTATTTTCCCTCACCTCAGCTTGAAGTTTGGCCATGGGGTTCGGCTTTCGCATGAGCTCAGCCATGGCACACTCGAGAACTATGTATGATGTATCTGTGCCTGCCACAAACATATCCTGTGTATGGGTTCAATCTGAAGTGTCAGACACTTAAAAATATGACCATATTTAATTACCATAATAAGCTACTTCCTACTTTTCATTATTGTAAAATATTTTggatattttaatatgaactacatgATAAAATAAGTGACATCCGATTCGAAGAAAGGTCAGAACATTTTGTAATAGTGAACGGAGGAGTAGCTACGTATGTATGAGACGAGATTTACCATCAATATGGCCTTGGTATGCTGTCTGGTGAGACTGTACTCCTCCTGAAGACTGAGGAGCACATCGACGAAGTCTGCCTCTTGATCTTCTTGCTGATCGTGCCCATGGTGTTGCTGTGGCGATGCCTTTTTGCTGACATGGTCGTCGATGATCTTATCGAGCAGCTCGTCCCATTTCCTCTTTAACCGACTGGTCCTGGCAAACACCAGTCGCGCGAGCACGCCCACCTTGGCCAGGCCCGGGAAGTAGTCCAGCAGGTTGAACCCGCCAAACGCGGCCACGTTCCCGTCGATCGCCTCCCTGAACAGCTCGTTCCGGCCTTCCTCCCGGAAGAACTTCCCGGACACGGCACGGCACGCTACGTCGTTGGTGAAGCTGCCGAGCAGCCTCGTCATGTCCAcgggggcgccggcggcggccgcccCCTGGATCTTGGCCATcaccaggcgcgcctcctcctcgcggccgcggcGGAGCGAGTGCACCTTCCTGGCGCTGAGCAGGTGCGTGGTGACCAGCCTCCTGGCCTGCCGCCAGAACTCGCCGTAGGGGGCGAAGGCGACGTCGGCGCCGCCGTCCAGGAGGGCGTCGGCGAGCGCGTTCGGCGGCCGCGAGGCGAAGACGTGGTCGTGCGTGCGCAGGACCGCCTCGGCGGCGCGCGGGGAGGAGACGACGAGGGCGCGCGTCTGGCCCAGGCGGAGGAGCAGGAGGCCGCCGTCGCCGTGCttggcggcgagggcggcgagggagacgtGCGGGTCGGGGCCGACCAGGTGCAGGTGGCCGATGAGAGGGAGCTTGTTCGGAGGCGAAGGGAGGGGACGGCCCCCATGGTTGTCCGCTGCGGCTCGCTCGCCGGCCGATCGCCTGTTTGTTgcccggaggaggaggagcacagGGATGAGCAAGAGATAGAGCAATAGTGCTTGGGGAGATAAGAGCAGTGGTAGCACTGTTTGAGCCGCCATGGCCTGCTAGTAGCACCCTACCTTGGTGTCGTATTTGTAGCTggtgctgaaatttgagatgggctctaggcccacgTAGCAATTTCtaaaaaaatctctaagggccacgtgggttatatggcactaggtgtagtgggaagtttagtcccatcccggaagtggaagaggagttggacctccttataagggtttctcttctacatgctattggagcttgagaagagaagaggccctcgcgcactcctcctccgccgtccGCCTCGGGACGGGGCAgggcgggttgcgggattgagccgagccgagctcacacctacacTCCTCCTCCGctgaagctgacaagaaggccgccgaggacgccgctgctgctaCCAAAGCCgtggcctctgcatggcctactggagggtataactcgtttattccgcttctactgttttctgttttagccatgctagcgttatacgtagatctttctgcaattagcgtagtatgtgctagtttgactgaatatcagtatgcgattatatgtgtcaatgccatgctagtgatttaatCGAGAAaatgcctatttactcaacaatccaaaaacctattctgtgtaggaatttttcagcaagtggctttgccgctgcactgaaaccggatatacatactttaagcgttggcagactaagaccacgttatggctcacggctatgaacgtgttctgggtcaccggtgtcttcacgggaacgattgctcctgaacaggagaaggcgttcaaggaggctaccgttgtgtttctcggagcagttcttagcgtgatcggagataaactggtcgacgcatatttacatgtgcatgtcgccaaggacttgtgggaggcgctcgaatctaagttcggggcagcCGATGCCggaagcgagatgtatattatagagcagttccatgattacaagatggttgaaaaccgtcctgtattggagcaggctcatg encodes the following:
- the LOC123143897 gene encoding indole-2-monooxygenase-like; amino-acid sequence: MAAQTVLPLLLSPQALLLYLLLIPVLLLLRATNRRSAGERAAADNHGGRPLPSPPNKLPLIGHLHLVGPDPHVSLAALAAKHGDGGLLLLRLGQTRALVVSSPRAAEAVLRTHDHVFASRPPNALADALLDGGADVAFAPYGEFWRQARRLVTTHLLSARKVHSLRRGREEEARLVMAKIQGAAAAGAPVDMTRLLGSFTNDVACRAVSGKFFREEGRNELFREAIDGNVAAFGGFNLLDYFPGLAKVGVLARLVFARTSRLKRKWDELLDKIIDDHVSKKASPQQHHGHDQQEDQEADFVDVLLSLQEEYSLTRQHTKAILMDMFVAGTDTSYIVLECAMAELMRKPNPMAKLQAEVRENTPKGQQIVTEDDLGNMAYLKAVVKETLRLHPPAPLLLPHLSMAECDIGGYKVPAETRVIVNAWALGRDPGSWEAVDEFMPERFVDVVSPDFKGWDFQFLPFGAGRRICPGINFGMASVEIMLANLVYCYDWELPDGMQQEDLDMTSVFDMTMRRKEKLFLLPRTRC